ATTCTTTAGAAGGTGTAGTTACGGGAGTAAGGGAAAATTCCGTTATGGTTCAATACGGTATGTCAAAGGATAAGGATGAACCTCTGATCACGATTGTCAATCATAAAAATTACAAAATTACAAAATAAATGAGCACCTATACGTAAAAGATACCCAAGAAA
This genomic stretch from Neobacillus niacini harbors:
- a CDS encoding DUF2187 family protein, which produces MANAKVGDKISFKRDGNSLEGVVTGVRENSVMVQYGMSKDKDEPLITIVNHKNYKITK